A stretch of the Aegilops tauschii subsp. strangulata cultivar AL8/78 chromosome 4, Aet v6.0, whole genome shotgun sequence genome encodes the following:
- the LOC109761063 gene encoding endo-1,4-beta-xylanase 1 — protein sequence MAIADDNIILNPEFDGGLDGWSGSGCKIELHDSLDDGKVLPATGKYFVAATGRTDTWNGVMQDVTARLQRKTAYEVAATVRLSGANVSPCEVRATLAVQTADGRQQYIAVGKLQASDKDWAQLQGKFLLNSTMAKATIYIEGPKAGVDLLLDCLVVKRAQKAPPCSPPDFENLEYGANIIQNSNLDDGLNCWFPLGPCALAVRDGSPRVLPPMAQESLALDDEPLNGKHIHVTGRTQTWMGPAQIITDKLTLHATYQVSAWVRVAGQMSGAQNINIAVAVDSQWLNGGQVLARDERWYEIGGSFRVEAKPASRVMVYVQGPDAGLDLMVAGFQVFPVDRKARVKHLRKITDKVRKRDVVVKLTGTDGTVIQGAECVEVRVRQVSNSFPLGACIMRTNMDNEDFVDFFTKNFNWAVFGNELKWYWTEPQRGQVNYADADDLLKLCSDNGMCVRGHCIFWEVDNMVQQWVKTLSTDDLSAAVKSRIDGLLTRYKGKFRHYDVNNEMLHGSFYQDKLGKDIRATMFKTASELDPDALLFVNDYNVEGMCDIRATPEAYIEQIIGLQEQGAPVSGVGLQGHVSNPVGPVIRNVLDRLAVLGLPLWFTELDVSAANEYVRADDLEVMLREAYAHPAVEGVMLWGFWELFMSRDSAHLVNAEGDINEAGRRLLQLKKEWLTHAHGHADENGEFKFRGHHGAYHVDVVTPTGCKITQEFTVDKDDSPMVLNINV from the exons ATGGCGATCGCGGACGACAACATCATCCTGAACCCGGAGTTCGACGGCGGGCTGGACGGCTGGTCCGGCAGCGGGTGCAAGATCGAGCTCCACGACTCGCTCGACGACGGCAAGGTGCTCCCGGCCACCGGCAAGTACTTCGTGGCCGCCACGGGGAGGACCGACACGTGGAACGGCGTCATGCAGGACGTCACGGCGCGGCTGCAGCGCAAGACGGCCTACGAGGTCGCCGCTACCGTGCGCCTCTCCGGGGCCAACGTCTCGCCGTGCGAGGTCCGCGCCACGCTCGCCGTGCAGACCGCCGACGGCAGGCAGCAGTACATCGCCGTCGGCAA GTTGCAGGCGTCGGACAAGGACTGGGCGCAGCTGCAGGGGAAGTTCCTGCTCAACAGCACCATGGCCAAGGCCACCATCTACATCGAAGGGCCCAAGGCCGGCGTCGACCTGCTGCTCGACTGCCTGGTGGTCAAGCGCGCCCAGAAGGCACCGCCGTGCTCGCCGCCGGACTTCGAG AATCTTGAGTACGGtgccaacattatccagaacagcaACCTCGACGACGGCCTCAACTGTTGGTTCCCGCTTGGGCCGTGCGCGCTAGCCGTCCGTGACGGCTCGCCGCGCGTGCTCCCTCCAATGGCGCAGGAGTCGCTGGCGCTGGACGACGAGCCGCTCAACGGCAAGCACATCCACGTCACCGGCCGCACGCAGACGTGGATGGGCCCCGCGCAGATCATCACTGACAAGCTGACCCTCCACGCCACGTACCAGGTCTCTGCCTGGGTCCGCGTCGCCGGCCAGATGAGCGGCGCGCAGAACATCAACATCGCTGTCGCCGTCGATAGCCAGTGGCTCAACGGCGGGCAGGTCCTGGCACGTGACGAGCGGTGGTACGAGATCGGCGGCTCGTTCCGCGTGGAGGCCAAGCCAGCGTCACGCGTCATGGTGTACGTGCAGGGCCCCGACGCCGGCCTGGACCTCATGGTCGCCGGCTTCCAGGTGTTCCCCGTCGACCGGAAGGCCCGGGTCAAGCACCTGAGGAAGATCACCGACAAGGTGCGCAAGCGAGATGTGGTCGTGAAGCTGACGGGGACCGACGGCACCGTCATCCAGGGGGCGGAGTGCGTGGAGGTGCGCGTGCGCCAGGTGTCCAACAGCTTCCCGCTGGGCGCGTGCATCATGCGCACCAACATGGACAACGAGGACTTTGTGGATTTCTTCACCAAGAACTTCAACTGGGCCGTGTTCGGGAACGAGCTCAAGTGGTACTGGACGGAGCCGCAGAGGGGGCAGGTCAACTACGCCGACGCCGACGACCTCCTCAAGCTCTGCTCCGACAACGGCATGTGCGTGCGCGGCCACTGCATCTTCTGGGAGGTGGACAACATGGTGCAGCAGTGGGTCAAGACGCTCTCCACCGACGACCTCTCCGCCGCCGTCAAGAGCAGGATTGACGGCCTGCTCACCCGCTACAAGGGCAAGTTCCGGCACTATGACGTCAACAACGAGATGCTGCACGGCTCCTTCTACCAGGACAAGCTCGGCAAGGACATCCGCGCCACCATGTTCAAGACGGCCAGCGAGCTCGACCCCGACGCGCTGCTCTTCGTCAACGACTACAACGTGGAGGGCATGTGTGACATCCGCGCCACGCCCGAGGCGTACATCGAGCAGATCATCGGGCTGCAGGAGCAGGGCGCGCCGGTGAGCGGCGTCGGGCTGCAGGGCCATGTGAGCAACCCGGTGGGGCCGGTGATCCGCAATGTGCTGGACCGGCTCGCCGTGCTCGGCCTGCCGCTCTGGTTCACGGAGCTGGACGTGTCGGCGGCGAACGAGTACGTGCGCGCCGACGACCTGGAGGTGATGCTGCGGGAGGCGTACGCGCACCCGGCGGTGGAGGGTGTCATGCTCTGGGGGTTCTGGGAGCTCTTCATGAGCCGCGACTCCGCGCACCTCGTCAACGCCGAGGGGGACATAAACGAGGCCGGACGCCGTCTGCTGCAGCTGAAGAAGGAGTGGCTCACGCACGCACACGGACACGCTGATGAGAATGGAGAGTTCAAGTTTCGGGGGCATCACGGCGCGTACCACGTCGACGTGGTCACGCCCACCGGCTGCAAGATCACGCAGGAGTTCACCGTCGACAAGGATGACTCGCCCATGGTGCTCAACATCAATGTGTGA